The genomic window TGCGAATGTCTTTATCCTCCAGCAGTGTTCGCAAGGCGCCCGCGAGCGCCTCGCTGTCGCCGGCGGGGACAACGATACCGGCATCGCCAACCACCTCTGGCAAAGCGCCACCGTCACTGGAGACCACCGGTACACCACAGGCCATGGCCTCTCCCGCCGGCAGGCCAAAGCCCTCATATAGTGAAGGACAGGCGACCACGGTCGCCTCGGCGTAATAATTCACCATCTCGTCATTGGAGATACCACTAACGAACTGCACAGAGTCACGTAGCTGCAGCTGCTCGAGCAGTTTTTCCGTATCGCCCCCTTCCTGCAGTCGTCCAACGACCAGGAGCTCCAGCTGCGGAAAGCTCTCGCGCAACTGCGCCACTGCGTCGAGAAGAAACCGCAGGCCTTTGAGTGGCTGGTCCGCTGAGGCCGTTGTCATGATGCGGAACGGGCGCTGTGCAATGTCTGGCCGGGGACGAAACAAGGCGGTATCGATCCCGTTGTGAACAAGGGTGATGCGATCCGTATTTACCCCGAACTGGTCGACAATATCCCGCCGCGACTGCTCGGAGACAGTGACGATGTTTCGAAGGCGACGAGCTACACGGATTTGCATACGCAGGAAATTGTGCCAGCGGCGCACCAGCAGCCGGTAGCGCCAGTCCGGCGCGGCATCCAATGCCAGCTGACGATCGCGAGTGATCGGATGATGGATGGTTGCCACAACGGGCAGCCCCTGTCGCTCGATATCCAGCAGGCCATAGGCGAGGCACTGGTTGTCGTGCACAATGTCGTACCGGTGCCCGTGGCGACGAAGATATTTGGCCACCCGGCGCCCGAACGTGTAGGGCTCCGCAAAGCCCCCGGTCAACTTGCTCCACCACTCGAAGAAGTCGGTCCAGGAAAGCAGATGACGCCAGCGCAGCGCCCTGGTGGGGTTTTCACACTCGAAAAGGTTGAGCCCGGGCATCTTGATCAGCTGTACGCGCGGATCCAGCTTGGGATACGGCTGACCAGAGATCACATCCACCTGGTGGCCGGCGTCCACCAGAGCTTTGCTCAGATAATGAAGATATACGCCCTGCCCTCCGCAGTACGGGTGACTGCGATACCCGAGCAGGCAAATACGTAAGGGCCGCGAATCCGCGGCGGTGGGACCGTCGGCAAAATTCCCCAAGGCGGTCATGGCTTCCCCGTGTCGTTAGTATTCTGCGGTGGCGGGTAAAAGCGAAGAATACACCGGGCGGACAGTGACCGCTAGGCGAAATCCGTTCGCTCGTACTGGCAAAACCTTTATGTTAAGGCAACAAAAAAAGCGAGAGTGCATCCTGCACTCTCGCTTTCATGGTGGCTGTTGCTCCGATCAGAAATTGAACTTGTAGCCGATGCCGAGATTGAAGGACCAGGCATCGAGATCCAGATCGGCGTCCCGCACTCTCACCGAGCTGACCACGGGATCATCAAATCCCGGAATGTCAGTTTCGGTATCGAAGCCGATGGAGAAGTCTGGCGAGGCATCCAGGTACATGGCAGAGGCATTGACAATCCAGTTGCTCTCGCGCCCGAGCACCACATCTACCCCGACCTGGGCCGCCCAACTGAAGTCACTGCCAACACCGATTTTGCCGGCACCCCAGCGATTGTCATTCGTGAAAACGGGACGGATGAAGTCTTCATCGACATCGGTGTACACCGCTCCCAAGCCCACGTAGGGCTGCCAGAGGCAAGTCGGATCCAGGAAATACCAATCAACAAACAACTTAGTGTAGTTGGTATCGAAATCCCCCAAGTCTTGAGTGAACTCACCGATAAACTCACCATCGAAGAACGCGTCAGAGAAGAGCGAACCCTCAAAGCTCACATCGTCCGCATAGTGGAGCTCTACTGCCCAGTGATCCAAAAACACATAGGTTGCACTGATAAACCAGCTGGTATCGTCATCGATATCGATAAAGGTACCGACATCCAGGGGGATTTCCTCGACCTCTTCCGTAGTCGGATCATCCAGGAATGAGGTAGTCACATTGCTGACAGTGTCTTCGTCCGGGTCGACATAGGCCGCCCCTACGCGAACCGCAAAAGTCCCTGCACCCCAGACTGGGGGAGTGGATTGAACCACCGGGTAACCTGAAGGGCCCGCCAACGCGGACTGAGCGGCGAGGCCGGCAAAACCCGCCACGGCCATGGGAATGAGGAGAGGCTTGAATCTCATTGGTAACTCCTTGTAACGCTAAATCGCTCCTTCGCCGCAGTCGCGGTTACTTCAGTATAGGCAGGGTTTTTCGGATTCAAGCAAGGCTCGACTAACAGAGAGGCCAAGGAAAGGAAAAAATTCTGTCAGAAAAATAGCAACCAAAAAAAATGCCCGCCAAGAGGCGGGCCAGGTTTCTCGAACACACTTTCAGGAGGAGAGTTGCAAGCGCCACTGCGCTTAACCTTAGGTATAGCAGAGGTTTGCTTTACGCTCGTCCTCGTGTCGTCAAAGCCATCGAATCGCACCGGGTTTTTAGGACCAGCGCACAATCCGCCAGGGCTAAATCTCACACCCGGTGCAGATAGCTCTGGTACTCC from Microbulbifer aggregans includes these protein-coding regions:
- a CDS encoding glycosyltransferase family 4 protein, whose product is MTALGNFADGPTAADSRPLRICLLGYRSHPYCGGQGVYLHYLSKALVDAGHQVDVISGQPYPKLDPRVQLIKMPGLNLFECENPTRALRWRHLLSWTDFFEWWSKLTGGFAEPYTFGRRVAKYLRRHGHRYDIVHDNQCLAYGLLDIERQGLPVVATIHHPITRDRQLALDAAPDWRYRLLVRRWHNFLRMQIRVARRLRNIVTVSEQSRRDIVDQFGVNTDRITLVHNGIDTALFRPRPDIAQRPFRIMTTASADQPLKGLRFLLDAVAQLRESFPQLELLVVGRLQEGGDTEKLLEQLQLRDSVQFVSGISNDEMVNYYAEATVVACPSLYEGFGLPAGEAMACGVPVVSSDGGALPEVVGDAGIVVPAGDSEALAGALRTLLEDKDIRSRLAEQGRARILRQFSWKLAAERLTRYYRGLISEAPSTLQSDGESARQIDRAEAA
- a CDS encoding OmpW/AlkL family protein, with the protein product MRFKPLLIPMAVAGFAGLAAQSALAGPSGYPVVQSTPPVWGAGTFAVRVGAAYVDPDEDTVSNVTTSFLDDPTTEEVEEIPLDVGTFIDIDDDTSWFISATYVFLDHWAVELHYADDVSFEGSLFSDAFFDGEFIGEFTQDLGDFDTNYTKLFVDWYFLDPTCLWQPYVGLGAVYTDVDEDFIRPVFTNDNRWGAGKIGVGSDFSWAAQVGVDVVLGRESNWIVNASAMYLDASPDFSIGFDTETDIPGFDDPVVSSVRVRDADLDLDAWSFNLGIGYKFNF